The nucleotide sequence GCGTGAGCGGGTTGTCTTTGGAAACGATCCAACGGGCCAGTTCCAGGCGACGCTGTCCTTGCGGGCTGTTGGCATCGAGCTTGTACCCTTCAGTCACTTTATTGAGTGTGGTCATGCTGGCGGGAACGACGGTTTCCCCTTTGCGCTGCGGATTGCCGCCGACGAAGATGTGGAAGGGACCATTGACCTGACTGTGATGCCCCACCCACCAGGAAGGGGGATCGGGAATGGCGGCCAGCTGGCGATCGACTTCTCTTATCTTTTTATTGAACTCATTGAGCTGACTGCGTTCTTCTACTGTCACTTCCAGATCGTAAAACCGTTTGCGGCGGTGAGAGGAGCTGACGGGTTTGCGGTTATGGGATGAGGCGACTTCCTGCCAGGTTTTACCGTCGGTCGAAACTTCGAGTTTGTATTCCGCCAGGAAGGTGGCTTTATAGTTGCTCATGGCGGTGCCGGAGCGGTCACTGGAGAAGACGATCCGATTGATGGTCTGTGGCGTTTTGAGTTCGATGGTCAGATCGGGGCTGCCGGCGATCCAGCAGGCACCGATTTTTCCGTCAATGGTCAAGCCAACATCGTAGGCTCCGGCAAAGTCGCCGGCGACGCGACTGTTCGCGCCGCTCGCTTTGCCGCCGTTCCTTGCGAGCGCAACATTCTGCGGCGTATCGCCGGCGGTCCAGACTTCAAATTCATCGACGCGATATCCGGTCATGGCGCGGGGGTTGGTATCGAGCCCCTGCGAAGTGAGTCTCACATATTTTGCTGTGACGGGCGGGAACGTTTCTTCTACTCCCGTTCGTTTCGCTGGTTCTCGGGTCCACTCTTTTTCGTACGCGGCGGATTTCTGCTCTGCCCGCTGCTGTATGGTGTTTTCAATTGCGCTTTTCTGTTTCAGCAGTTCTGCTTTTTCTTTTTGCAGTGGCTGGCGTTTCTGGGTTTGTGCCTGCCGGTCCTGGGGATCGGCAATCACGCGGCTGCCATGCCGGACACCAGCGAATGTAGCGTACAGGCTGTAATAATCCTGCTGTTTGATAGGATCAAATTTATGATTGTGACAGCGACTGCAGCCGACCGTCAGTCCGAGGAAGGCTTCGCCTGTGGTACGGATCATGTCGTCAATCGTGTTGGCACGAATCTGGGCGGCCTGCACCGGGTCCTGGTTGCCTACGTTATCGTAAGGACCACAGACGAGGAATGTGCTACCGACGACGACATCGGGGTCATTTTTTCCAATCACATCGCCGGCCAGATGTTCGATCACCAGTTGATCAAAGGGTTTGTCTTCGTTGAACGAACGGATGACATAATCGCGGAAGGGCCAGGCATTGTCGATAATCACGTTGCGTTCAAAACCATTACTCTCGCCGAAACGAACGACATCCAGCCAGTGGCGGCCCCAGTGTTCGCCGTAACGGGGGGAATCAAGCAGGCGATCAATGAGCCGTTCGTATGCGTCCGGTGACTGATCTTTTTCGAAGGCGGCAACCTCTTCCGGCGTGGGAGGCAGGCCCGTCAGATTATAGGTGGCCCGCCTGATCAGTTCTCGTTTTGTGGCGCGCGGTGCTGGTTTGAGATTCTTCTCTTTCAGTTTCGCGAAGATGAACCGGTCGATGGGGCTGGTCTGCCAGTTGGCGGGTGCGTCTTTGTCTTCGGGGGGAGCTGCCTCTGCCAGGGGTTGCAGGGACCACCAGCTGAGATCCGCCTTGGATTTTTCCTGAAGCGTGAGACCGGCGGGCCAGGCGGCACCTTCTTTGATCCAGCGGGTGAGCAACGCAATTTGTGCTTTCTTGAGAGGCGGCCCTTCTTTCGGCATGGCGGCCTTGCCGGTATCGGCGCTGGTGTGAATCACGTCCAGCAGATAGCTTTCCTCAGGCTTGCCCGGCGTCAGGTAACCTGCGTCTTTGATTGACTGCAACGTGGCCAGGGAGAGATCCCCTTTTTCATTACCCGGATTGTGGCAGCGGATGCAGTGATGGACGAGCAGCGGGGCGATTTCTTTTTCGAAATTGACCTTGGCTGTTGAGTCCGGGGTGGGTTCAGCCGCCGTAACCAGCAGGCCGAGGACTGTCAAAAACAGGGTGATCAGACAAAATCGAGCGAGAGGAAATTGAGTCACAGAGCCAGTCCTTCAAGTTTTGCTGTCGTATACTAGAAAAGAAAATCACTGAAAAAGTGGTTTGCCGGTCAGGACTCCTGACGCTGAAACAGATCACGTTCCAGCCAGACGGGAGTCTGCTGCAGATGCTCGTGCATGGCTTTGGCGGCTTTGTCGGGGTTGCCCTTGATCAATGCCTGTACGATGCGCAAGTGCTCTGCATTTTCTTCCATATGTTCGAAATCCTGGTCATTCTGTCGTTTACTGTGGCGAACCTGCCTTAAGGTCTGATGGAGTACCCGATAGCGATTAATTTCCAGCACCAGCCGCTCGCTGCCACAGGAACGATAAATGAGTTCGTGCAGATAGTCGTCCCACTGTTGTGTCGTTTCGGACCACTCGACGGTTCGTTTTGCTGCTGCCAGCTCGCGGAAGGTCTGTTCGAGCCGGGCCAGTTCATTAGGCGTGATGTGACCGCAGGCACAGCGGGTGGCTTCGCTTTCCAGGATGCGACGGACCTGACAGATTTCGTGCAGTTCCTTCACGCCGAAATTACGGAGCACGGCACCGCGATTCGGAAAGATTTCCACAATGCCGATGCCGGCAAGTTCCACCAGTGCTTCGCGGACTGGGGTGGCGCTGACATCCCATTCCCGAGCCAGAGCCTGTACCGTCATGCGCTGATTGGGCTGGTATTCCCCCTGAAAGAACTTGCCGAGCACCTGTTGTACCAGCGTCTGTCTGCGGGAACCGTG is from Gimesia maris and encodes:
- a CDS encoding DUF1553 domain-containing protein, encoding MTQFPLARFCLITLFLTVLGLLVTAAEPTPDSTAKVNFEKEIAPLLVHHCIRCHNPGNEKGDLSLATLQSIKDAGYLTPGKPEESYLLDVIHTSADTGKAAMPKEGPPLKKAQIALLTRWIKEGAAWPAGLTLQEKSKADLSWWSLQPLAEAAPPEDKDAPANWQTSPIDRFIFAKLKEKNLKPAPRATKRELIRRATYNLTGLPPTPEEVAAFEKDQSPDAYERLIDRLLDSPRYGEHWGRHWLDVVRFGESNGFERNVIIDNAWPFRDYVIRSFNEDKPFDQLVIEHLAGDVIGKNDPDVVVGSTFLVCGPYDNVGNQDPVQAAQIRANTIDDMIRTTGEAFLGLTVGCSRCHNHKFDPIKQQDYYSLYATFAGVRHGSRVIADPQDRQAQTQKRQPLQKEKAELLKQKSAIENTIQQRAEQKSAAYEKEWTREPAKRTGVEETFPPVTAKYVRLTSQGLDTNPRAMTGYRVDEFEVWTAGDTPQNVALARNGGKASGANSRVAGDFAGAYDVGLTIDGKIGACWIAGSPDLTIELKTPQTINRIVFSSDRSGTAMSNYKATFLAEYKLEVSTDGKTWQEVASSHNRKPVSSSHRRKRFYDLEVTVEERSQLNEFNKKIREVDRQLAAIPDPPSWWVGHHSQVNGPFHIFVGGNPQRKGETVVPASMTTLNKVTEGYKLDANSPQGQRRLELARWIVSKDNPLTPRVLANRLWYYHFGTGIVSTPSDFGYMGTKPSHPELLDWLALQIQKNDWRLKDIQKQIMLSQAYQQASTFREDAARIDSDSRLLWRYPPRRLSGEEIRDTLLSVTGKLNLKMGGPGFRLYEYLQDNVATYVPLEEFGPETYRRAVYHQNARAARVDLLTDFDCPDNAFAAPRRNTTTTPLQALTLMNHQFTLDLSRFLAARLRQDAGTEHVDQQIVRAFQLLYSRAPRSEEQQAARALIAASDLEALCRAMINSNELIYLD
- a CDS encoding GntR family transcriptional regulator translates to MATVVTRQITHGSRRQTLVQQVLGKFFQGEYQPNQRMTVQALAREWDVSATPVREALVELAGIGIVEIFPNRGAVLRNFGVKELHEICQVRRILESEATRCACGHITPNELARLEQTFRELAAAKRTVEWSETTQQWDDYLHELIYRSCGSERLVLEINRYRVLHQTLRQVRHSKRQNDQDFEHMEENAEHLRIVQALIKGNPDKAAKAMHEHLQQTPVWLERDLFQRQES